The following are encoded together in the Monodelphis domestica isolate mMonDom1 chromosome 5, mMonDom1.pri, whole genome shotgun sequence genome:
- the SMKR1 gene encoding small lysine-rich protein 1, giving the protein MPGKGKKGKGLGKGRGGKKAKKPEVDILHPATMLNLYYIAHNVADCLQLRGFRWPGAGKKKKGKKA; this is encoded by the coding sequence ccAGGTAAAGGCAAAAAGGGAAAAGGCCTGGGGAAGGGCCGGGGTGGGAAGAAAGCCAAAAAGCCGGAAGTGGACATTCTTCATCCAGCTACCATGTTGAACCTGTATTACATCGCCCACAATGTTGCTGACTGCCTACAGTTACGTGGCTTCCGCTGGCCTGGTGctggcaagaaaaagaaaggaaagaaggcatAA